The stretch of DNA AGTGAATACGTACTCCCCCCGCGAGACCGGGGGCTGGCGGTAGTGGACCGGGAGTTGCCCGGCCGTTCGCGGGAGCGAGACCGGGAGCCGCCCGCCGGGGTCCGCGCCGAGGAGCACGTCGGCGACGGCCGGTCCCCCCTGTTGGCCAGGGAGCCACGCGAGCAGCGTCGCGTTCGCCCGGTCCACCGTTTCGGGGACGGCCAGCGGCCGACCGCTCACGAGCACGACGACGACGGGCGTCCCGGTGGAGGCCACGCGGCGGATCAATTCAGCCTGCCGACCGGGAAGCCCGAGTTCCGCTCGATCGAGCCCCTCACCGGCCGTGCCGGAGGAGTTGCGCTCGACGTCGATGCCGGATCGGCCGCCGACGCAGGCGACGACGGCGTCGACGTCGCTCGCCAACTCGACGGCCTCGTCGACGTCGTCGGTCGGTCCCGCTCGGATGCCACAGCCGCGAGCGTGTTCGACCGTCCCCAGCCGCTCGGACAGCGCCTCCCGCGGCGTCACGACGTCGATGTCCCCGTCAGCGTTCTCCGCGCCCGCGTAGGAGTAGTTCCCGAGCAGGTTCCGGGGCTCGTCGGCGCTGGGGCCGACGACCGCGACAGCACTGTCCGCGGAGAGCGGGAGGATCCCGTCGTTCTCCAGGAGCACCTGCGACCGCCGGGCGGCGCGGCGAGCGAGCGAGCGCATCGCGTCGGTCCCGAACGCCGCGGAGGCAGTCTCGGGATCGGGGCTGCCGTCGGTGAAGAGCCCCGCGCGGGCCTTCTGGCCGAGGTGCCGGCGGACCGCACGGTCGACGAGCGATTCGTCGACGTCGCCGTCCGCGACGGCCGCGACCAGCCGATCGCCGAAACACTCGGTCTCCGGCAGTTCGACGTCGACGCCGGCGGACAGCGCCAGCACGCCGGCCGCTCGTCTGTCGGGCGCGACGCCGTACTCGGTCGCCAGCAGTTCGATACCGCGGCCGTCGGAGACGACGGTTCCCTCGAATTCCCACTCCTCGCGCAGCAGGTCGGTGAGGAGCCGACGGTTCGCGTGGCAGGGGGTCCCGTCGACGGTGTTGTATGCGGCCATCACGGAGGACGCGCCGGCGTCGAGACCGGCGCGAAACGGGCGGAGGTCGGCGTCGCGCATCTCTCGCAGCGACGTCGTCGGACGGGCGCGGTTCCGTCCGCCGACCGGCCGGCCGTGACCGACGAAGTGCTTGAGCGTCGGTTCGACGCCCGCATCGAGGAGCCCCGAGACGACCCCCTGGGTCAGTGCGGCGGCCAACGCCGGATCTTCGCCCAACGTCTCCTCGATTCGGCCCCACCGCGGTTCGACGCCGAGGTCCGCGACGGGCGAGAGCGTCAGTTGCGAACCGATCGCGCGCAACTGTTCGCCGACGGCGTTCGCGACCTCCCTGGCGAGCGTCGGGTCCCAGCTACTCGCGATGCCGATTGCTTGCGGAACGGTCGCCCCGCGCCGGCCGGCGTAGCCACAGAGGCTCTCTTCGCGCACGAAGGCCGGAATCCCGTGCGGCGTCTCCGACCGCAGGTACGACTGGAGGTCGGCGACGACGGCGGCGAGTTCCGACGGCGCCAGCCCGCTCTCACGACCCACGCGGGTCACGCGGCCGATACCGCAGGGAATGACGTCGCGGGCGCGATCCGGCGAGAACCGACCGTCTTCCAGCAGGGAGCCGATCCGCACGGTCCCCAGCTGTGCGACCTTCGATTCCAGCGACATCTCGGCGACGAGTCGGTTCGCGTACGGAACGTCGGTCATCGGTACTCGGTACCTCGTGACGCGGGGGTAAAAAATCGACACCCGACGGCGTAGTTTTATTATCGAGAGACGCGCCGTCCCGGGTATGGCGATACGCGAACGCATTACCGTCGACGCAGTAGCCGACTACGCCGTCGAAGGGCACGCGGTGCACCTCGAGTGTGACGTGGCCGCCCCCGAAACGGTGACGCCCCGCACTGTTCCGGTCACGCTCGAAGTCCACGGCCCCCGGACGTTCGAGTTCGAACTTCGCGCGAATCCCGAGGTCGACGCGGAACGCGAGTATCCGCCGCTGGACACCGACGCCATCGGCGGAAACGCCGACTTCGACGCGACCGAGGCCGACGAGGCGCTGATCGTCGAGACGGGTGCACTCGACATCACGATCGGACTCGACGAGTGGTCCTTCGCCGTCGCCGACGCCGAAACCGGCGAGACGGTGTTCGAGGAGCAGCGAGCCGATCCCGACGTGTTCGGCCGGCAGCGCACCGAGGCGCTCGGGTTCACCCAGGAGGAGATCAATCACAACCCGCGGCGGATCGCCGAGGCTGGCACCGCCTTCCGGCTCTCGCCGGACGAAAAGATCTACGGCGCGGGCGAGCAGTTCGTCGAGTTCGACCGCAGGGGACGGGAGTTGGACCTGTGGCACGAGGAACCGCTCGGCACCGAGACCGAGCGGGCGTACAAGAACATCCCGTTTCACCTCTCGACGAACGGGTATGGGATGTTGCTCGACACGACCGCCCGCGTCCGATACGACTTCGGCAAGTCGTCGACGGCGACGGGGACGATATCGGTCGCGGACGATCGCTTCGCGTTCGTGTTCTTCTACGGTCCCGACTTCCGCGACGTCATTCGGCGGTACACGGCGGTCACGGGTCGGCCGTCGCGTCCGCCGAAGTGGGCGTTCGGCACCTGGATGTCCCGGCTCGGGTACGAGTCCCGGGAGGAGTTGGAGTCGGTGGCGACCCGTCTCCGCGAGGAGTCGATCCCCAGCGA from Halobellus litoreus encodes:
- a CDS encoding glycoside hydrolase family 3 N-terminal domain-containing protein: MTDVPYANRLVAEMSLESKVAQLGTVRIGSLLEDGRFSPDRARDVIPCGIGRVTRVGRESGLAPSELAAVVADLQSYLRSETPHGIPAFVREESLCGYAGRRGATVPQAIGIASSWDPTLAREVANAVGEQLRAIGSQLTLSPVADLGVEPRWGRIEETLGEDPALAAALTQGVVSGLLDAGVEPTLKHFVGHGRPVGGRNRARPTTSLREMRDADLRPFRAGLDAGASSVMAAYNTVDGTPCHANRRLLTDLLREEWEFEGTVVSDGRGIELLATEYGVAPDRRAAGVLALSAGVDVELPETECFGDRLVAAVADGDVDESLVDRAVRRHLGQKARAGLFTDGSPDPETASAAFGTDAMRSLARRAARRSQVLLENDGILPLSADSAVAVVGPSADEPRNLLGNYSYAGAENADGDIDVVTPREALSERLGTVEHARGCGIRAGPTDDVDEAVELASDVDAVVACVGGRSGIDVERNSSGTAGEGLDRAELGLPGRQAELIRRVASTGTPVVVVLVSGRPLAVPETVDRANATLLAWLPGQQGGPAVADVLLGADPGGRLPVSLPRTAGQLPVHYRQPPVSRGEYVFTPETPLFPFGHGESYARFSYGTPAVPESAPTDGTLTASVAVENVADRRGAEVVQLYARHRGGRTVRPVRELVGFRRVDLAAGKRVEVDFELRTGALAACGAEDRSVVDPGRVDLEVARSAGDCRGRESVDLVGDPYCPDTRPAVADTTVRSASSSR